The following proteins are encoded in a genomic region of Fusarium oxysporum f. sp. lycopersici 4287 chromosome 1, whole genome shotgun sequence:
- a CDS encoding COP9 signalosome complex subunit 2 has protein sequence MSDDEDFMQESDEEQYDFEYEEDDDEETADVDIENKYYNAKQLKLSDPEDAIAEFLGIPPLEEEKGEWGFKGVKQAIKLEFKLGQYDKAAEHYAELLTYVKSAVTRNYSEKSINNMLDYIEKGADGPEAVKCMEQFYSLTLQSFQSTNNERLWLKTNIKLAKLLLDRKEYGAVSKKLRELHKTCQQEDGTDDPSKGTYSLEIYALEIQMFAETKNNKQLKALYQRALKVKSAVPHPRIMGIIRECGGKMHMSEENWKEAQSDFFESFRNYDEAGSLQRIQVLKYLLLTTMLMKSDINPFDSQETKPYKTDPRISAMTDLVDAYQRDDVHAYEKVLQRNQDILDDPFIAENIDEVTRNMRTKGVVKLIAPYTRMKLSWIAKQLKISEPEVQDILGFLIIDGKINGRVNQQEGLLQITSDADTERIAALQGLTSSISELFGAIFRDGDGFRNSEHSAADEQIMDVSGIPLGKGSHRAAAQHRGKKGKLAAAPWA, from the exons ATGTCGGACGACGAGGATTTCATGCAGGAGTCGGATGAGGAGCA GTACGACTTCGAGtacgaagaagacgatgacgaagagacCGCCGATGTCGATATCGAAAACAAATACTACAACGCCAAGCAACTCAAGCTGTCAGACCCCGAAGATGCGATCGCAGAATTCCTGGGCATTCCGCcactcgaagaagagaaaggagaatGGGGCTTCAAAGGTGTGAAGCAGGCCATAAAGCTCGAGTTCAAGTTGGGCCAATATGACAAG GCTGCTGAACATTACGCTGAACTCCTCACCTACGTCAAGTCGGCCGTTACGCGCAACTACTCCGAGAagtccatcaacaacatgcTCGACTACATCGAAAAGGGAGCGGATGGCCCAGAGGCAGTGAAGTGTATGGAGCAATTCTACTCCCTCACGCTGCAGAGCTTCCAGAGCACCAACAACGAGCGCCTGTGGCTCAAGACCAACATCAAGCTGGCAAAGTTACTTCTCGACCGAAAGGAGTACGGCGCTGTGTCAAAGAAGCTCCGAGAGCTCCACAAGACCTGTCAGCAAGAAGATGGAACCGACGACCCTAGCAAGGGCACATATTCACTCGAGATTTACGCACTTGAGATCCAAATGTTTGCAGAGACCAAGAACAATAAGCAACTCAAGGCCCTGTATCAAAGAGCTCTCAAAGTCAAATCCGCGGTACCACATCCCAGAATCATGGGCATCATCAGAGAGTGTGGTGGAAAGATGCACATGAGCGAAGAGAACTGGAAGGAAGCTCAGAGCGACTTTTTCGAATCGTTCCGTAACTACGACGAAGCAGGTTCTCTCCAGCGAATCCAGGTTCTCAAGTATCTGCTATTGACGAccatgttgatgaagtccGACATCAACCCTTTCGATTCGCAGGAGACCAAGCCCTACAAGACAGATCCACGAATCTCCGCCATGACAGATCTTGTCGACGCTTACCAGCGAGATGATGTACACGCGTACGAGAAGGTCCTGCAGCGTAACCAGGACATCCTAGATGATCCATTCATTGCCGAGAACATCGATGAAGTCACGCGAAACATGCGAACTAAGGGTGTTGTAAAGCTCATCGCTCCTTACACACGCATGAAGCTATCTTGGATCgccaagcagctcaagatcTCCGAGCCCGAAGTACAAGATATTCTGGGCTTCTTGATCATTGACGGCAAGATCAACGGTCGAGTCAACCAACAAGAGGGTCTCCTGCAGATCACCTCTGACGCAGACACCGAGCGCATTGCAGCTCTCCAGGGACTCACGTCGTCTATTTCGGAGCTGTTTGGTGCTATTTTCAGAGACGGAGATGGATTCCGTAACAGTGAGCATTCCGCAGCGGACGAGCAAATAATGGACGTGTCAGGCATTCCATTGGGGAAGGGAAGCCATAGGGCGGCTGCCCAACATCGCGGGAAGAAGGGGAAGTTGGCTGCGGCGCCATGGGCCTGA